The following are encoded together in the Bradyrhizobium genosp. L genome:
- a CDS encoding SDR family NAD(P)-dependent oxidoreductase codes for MDLGLKGAKVLVTGSTKGIGRAIADTFAAEGADVGICARNQADVDSAVAALKATGVAAFGGAVDVSNGPALKAWVGDMAAKLGGIDVVVANVSALSIGQDEESWEKEFSTDMMGTVRLVNAAMPYLEKSKAAAIVTISSVSGREVDFASGPYGTFKAAIIHYTQGLAYQLAGQGIRANSVSPGNTYFEGGVWNMIKDGNPELYKTALALNPTGRMGTPQEMANAAVFLASKAASFITGTNLVVDGALTRGVQF; via the coding sequence ATGGATCTGGGACTCAAGGGAGCAAAAGTTCTCGTCACCGGCAGCACCAAGGGGATCGGCAGGGCGATCGCCGACACCTTCGCGGCCGAAGGCGCTGATGTCGGCATCTGCGCCCGTAATCAGGCCGACGTCGACAGCGCGGTCGCGGCACTCAAGGCCACGGGCGTTGCGGCATTCGGCGGCGCGGTGGATGTCTCCAACGGCCCGGCGCTCAAGGCCTGGGTCGGCGACATGGCCGCGAAGCTCGGCGGCATCGACGTGGTGGTCGCCAATGTCAGCGCGCTGTCGATCGGGCAGGACGAGGAGAGCTGGGAGAAGGAATTCTCCACCGACATGATGGGCACGGTGCGGCTGGTCAATGCGGCGATGCCCTATCTGGAGAAGAGCAAGGCGGCCGCGATCGTCACCATCTCCAGCGTGTCGGGACGCGAAGTCGACTTCGCGAGCGGGCCTTACGGGACCTTCAAGGCCGCGATCATCCACTACACGCAAGGGCTGGCTTACCAGCTCGCCGGCCAGGGCATCCGCGCCAACTCGGTATCGCCGGGCAACACCTATTTCGAAGGCGGCGTCTGGAACATGATCAAGGACGGCAACCCCGAGCTCTACAAGACGGCGCTGGCGCTCAACCCGACCGGCCGCATGGGCACGCCGCAGGAGATGGCGAACGCCGCCGTGTTCCTCGCGAGCAAGGCGGCGAGCTTCATCACCGGGACGAACCTCGTCGTGGACGGCGCCTTGACCCGCGGCGTCCAGTTTTAG
- a CDS encoding TIGR01459 family HAD-type hydrolase, with translation MFGRAPVGIPTAKPALTPLADVKRITGMREIVERFDLFLVDQYGVLHDGVAACLGTIDGLNRIAAYGRKVVVLTNSGKSSAANLDRLRALGFAGSCIDAVVSSGEVALQCVKSGVLGPPFMTGAAACVIGRADERYAFSSDDFELVAHPQDAAFLVFAGSDAPRIPLQAYHRELASAARAGVPAICVNPDITMMRDGELVPAPGAIARLYEDLGGAVEYVGKPHLLIFAQAIATAALDPDARAIMIGDSPEHDVAGARQMGLSTLLVRTGIHRDLPEPQLLQLCEQADAIPDFLMPAFRW, from the coding sequence ATGTTTGGCCGCGCGCCGGTCGGCATCCCAACGGCAAAGCCAGCGCTGACGCCGCTTGCGGACGTCAAGCGCATCACCGGAATGCGGGAGATCGTTGAACGATTCGATCTCTTCCTGGTGGATCAATACGGGGTGCTGCATGACGGCGTCGCGGCCTGTCTGGGCACGATCGATGGGCTGAACAGGATTGCGGCCTACGGGCGGAAAGTCGTCGTCCTGACGAATTCGGGAAAGAGTTCGGCTGCGAATCTGGACCGGCTCCGCGCACTGGGCTTTGCCGGCTCATGTATCGATGCCGTGGTCAGTTCCGGCGAGGTGGCCCTGCAATGCGTCAAGAGCGGCGTGCTGGGGCCACCCTTCATGACCGGTGCGGCGGCCTGCGTGATCGGCCGTGCCGACGAACGATACGCCTTTTCGTCCGACGACTTCGAACTGGTCGCCCATCCGCAGGACGCCGCCTTTCTGGTGTTTGCCGGATCAGACGCGCCCCGGATCCCGCTGCAAGCCTACCACCGCGAACTGGCAAGCGCCGCCCGCGCGGGCGTGCCGGCGATCTGCGTCAACCCCGACATCACGATGATGCGCGACGGTGAGCTCGTGCCCGCCCCCGGCGCGATCGCACGTCTCTACGAAGATCTCGGCGGAGCGGTCGAGTATGTCGGCAAGCCGCATTTGCTGATCTTCGCGCAGGCGATCGCGACCGCCGCATTGGATCCTGATGCCCGCGCCATCATGATTGGCGACAGCCCGGAGCACGATGTGGCCGGCGCCAGGCAGATGGGACTATCGACCCTTCTGGTGCGGACCGGCATTCATCGAGACTTGCCCGAGCCGCAGCTGTTGCAGCTATGCGAACAGGCCGACGCTATCCCGGACTTCCTGATGCCAGCCTTTCGCTGGTGA
- a CDS encoding sugar-binding transcriptional regulator, translating into MTRTLQRQVTPPRIKRRALAIPAEFDSDPVVWAAWLYYEEGMTQEEVADQLGVSRASVVNFLQEARDRNIVTIAVSSRHLQTIGLARELADAYGLTNCLVVPDDGGRLPVHERIGRAGARLLIERLQPDDVLGVSWGRTVQALSTALPEMKLPGVTVCQITGCSIGTTEFSPELCTSNIANRLGARCVNLHAPGIVSTAQIKRLFMQEPALVETFKIIQSSNKVLFGVGSVDDAGTAMRSGYMSPEYIGPYLARGAVGVVSGRFIDRDGKPLLGALDNQMIGLTLDEIAKVPERICIAGGADKTDAIYAALNNNYATILVTDVATARALVPRASRSHRTGASRRP; encoded by the coding sequence ATGACCAGAACGTTGCAACGCCAGGTGACACCGCCGCGCATCAAGCGCAGGGCGCTGGCGATTCCGGCGGAATTCGACAGTGATCCTGTCGTATGGGCGGCGTGGCTGTATTACGAAGAGGGTATGACGCAGGAAGAGGTCGCCGATCAACTCGGCGTCTCGCGCGCGTCGGTGGTGAACTTCCTGCAGGAAGCCCGCGACCGCAACATCGTCACCATCGCGGTTTCGTCGCGGCATTTGCAGACTATCGGCCTTGCGCGCGAACTCGCCGACGCCTACGGGCTCACCAACTGCCTTGTGGTTCCCGACGACGGCGGCCGCCTGCCGGTGCACGAGCGGATCGGCAGGGCGGGCGCGCGGCTCCTGATCGAGCGGCTGCAGCCCGATGACGTGCTCGGTGTGTCGTGGGGGCGCACCGTGCAGGCGTTGTCGACGGCGCTGCCCGAGATGAAGCTTCCCGGGGTGACCGTCTGCCAGATCACCGGTTGTTCGATCGGGACCACGGAGTTTTCGCCAGAACTGTGCACGTCCAATATCGCCAATCGGCTTGGCGCGCGTTGCGTCAACCTGCATGCGCCCGGCATCGTCTCGACTGCCCAGATCAAGCGCCTGTTCATGCAGGAGCCGGCACTGGTCGAGACCTTCAAGATCATCCAGTCGAGCAACAAGGTGCTGTTCGGCGTCGGCAGTGTCGACGATGCCGGCACCGCGATGCGCAGCGGCTACATGTCGCCCGAGTACATCGGGCCGTATCTGGCGCGCGGCGCGGTCGGCGTGGTCAGCGGACGCTTCATCGATCGCGACGGCAAGCCGCTGCTCGGCGCTCTCGACAACCAGATGATCGGGCTGACCCTGGACGAAATCGCCAAGGTGCCGGAACGCATCTGCATTGCCGGCGGCGCCGACAAGACCGACGCCATCTATGCCGCGCTGAACAACAACTACGCGACGATTTTGGTGACGGACGTTGCAACGGCGAGAGCGCTGGTGCCGCGTGCGTCCCGCTCTCACCGAACCGGAGCATCACGCCGGCCCTGA
- a CDS encoding SDR family oxidoreductase, with protein sequence MTAKPLVAVTGASSGIGEATARAFSAAGHPVLLMARRIDRLEAMRLPNSICRQVDVRDRAALAAAVHEAEAKFGPVDLMFANAGIARLGDIGKQDPADWDEMIAINVNGVMNSVHAVMAGMMERRHGTLVMMSSIAGRKVYPDHTVYCGTKFFVHGVSESLREYLSAYDVRVIVISPGIIETEVLDGVKDPATLANYKANKAAIGGGIGAEHVADLILDAYNLPQKALVQEICITPTRQKY encoded by the coding sequence ATGACCGCCAAGCCGCTTGTCGCCGTGACCGGAGCGAGCTCCGGCATCGGAGAAGCCACCGCCCGCGCCTTTTCCGCGGCCGGCCACCCCGTGCTGCTGATGGCCCGCCGCATCGATCGGCTCGAGGCCATGCGGCTGCCCAATTCGATCTGCCGCCAGGTCGACGTGCGCGATCGCGCCGCGCTGGCCGCCGCGGTGCACGAGGCCGAAGCGAAATTCGGCCCGGTCGACCTGATGTTCGCCAATGCCGGTATCGCCCGGCTCGGCGACATCGGCAAGCAGGACCCCGCCGACTGGGACGAGATGATCGCCATCAACGTCAACGGCGTCATGAACAGCGTGCACGCCGTGATGGCCGGCATGATGGAGCGCCGTCACGGCACGCTGGTGATGATGAGCTCGATCGCGGGACGCAAGGTATATCCCGACCACACGGTCTATTGCGGTACCAAATTCTTCGTCCACGGCGTCTCCGAGAGCTTGCGCGAATATTTGTCCGCCTACGACGTGCGCGTCATCGTTATCTCGCCCGGCATCATCGAAACCGAGGTGCTGGATGGCGTGAAAGATCCGGCGACGCTCGCCAACTACAAGGCAAACAAGGCCGCGATCGGCGGCGGCATCGGGGCCGAGCATGTCGCCGACCTCATCCTCGACGCCTACAACCTTCCGCAAAAGGCGCTGGTGCAGGAGATCTGCATCACGCCGACCCGACAGAAATATTGA
- a CDS encoding iron-containing alcohol dehydrogenase, whose protein sequence is MSRSGLRRRCCGADMQMPKHNWTALIDDLVAGRWINPLTGAAVKVPYDSIVIEDSLEGREAELVASLKLGHRLAVVGDQATYEAMGARIASALRELGPVETIVLERPHADMAEVRSLTEKLRGFDGVVAVGSGTVNDLCKYVTGLDGRRYCVFATAASMNGYTSSTASLTLDSGLKVSLPSHTPAGFFVDLKVSAAAPPFLAASGFADCLARSVAQTDWWMSHRLLGTAYYQEPYTIQAADEIELNKRAGNLPKGDIEAMGYLYRVLTLCGLGISFTGISHHGSMGEHQISHYIDCFAGARHPGSLHGQQVGIASLSMARLQQQMLAADRPSSIRATNIDVAGMKRRFGEEVALQCLAELQQKAFDRDGAVAFNRKLDDSWPELRRELAAFTIPVDEMKRLLSAAGGATTAAELGVPIDFYREAIVHCREMRNRFSFLDIAADDGTLDAFAKGEL, encoded by the coding sequence ATGTCACGATCAGGGCTGCGTCGCCGATGTTGCGGCGCGGATATGCAGATGCCGAAGCACAACTGGACCGCGCTGATCGACGATCTGGTGGCCGGCCGCTGGATCAATCCGCTCACCGGCGCAGCGGTAAAAGTGCCTTACGACTCCATCGTGATCGAAGACAGCCTCGAAGGTCGCGAGGCCGAGCTGGTCGCATCCTTGAAGCTCGGGCATCGGCTTGCGGTGGTCGGCGATCAGGCAACCTATGAGGCGATGGGCGCGCGTATCGCCAGCGCCTTGCGCGAACTCGGTCCCGTCGAGACCATCGTGCTCGAACGACCGCATGCCGACATGGCCGAGGTTCGCAGCCTCACCGAGAAGCTGCGCGGTTTCGATGGTGTCGTTGCGGTCGGCTCCGGCACGGTCAACGATCTCTGCAAATACGTCACCGGTTTGGACGGCCGGCGCTATTGCGTGTTCGCCACCGCCGCCTCGATGAACGGCTACACGTCTTCGACGGCCTCGCTGACGCTCGACAGCGGCTTGAAGGTCTCGCTGCCCTCGCACACGCCTGCCGGCTTTTTCGTGGACCTGAAAGTATCGGCCGCAGCGCCGCCCTTTCTCGCCGCATCCGGCTTCGCCGATTGCCTGGCTCGCTCGGTCGCACAGACCGACTGGTGGATGTCGCACCGGCTGTTGGGCACGGCCTACTACCAGGAGCCCTACACGATCCAGGCCGCCGACGAGATCGAGCTCAACAAACGCGCCGGCAATCTGCCCAAGGGCGACATCGAGGCGATGGGGTATCTCTATCGCGTGCTGACGCTGTGCGGCCTCGGCATTTCCTTCACCGGAATTTCACATCATGGTTCGATGGGCGAGCACCAGATCTCGCATTACATCGATTGCTTCGCCGGCGCGCGCCATCCGGGCAGCCTGCACGGCCAGCAGGTCGGCATCGCATCGTTGAGCATGGCGCGGCTGCAGCAGCAGATGCTCGCCGCCGACCGGCCAAGCTCAATTCGCGCGACCAACATCGACGTCGCCGGCATGAAGCGCCGCTTCGGCGAGGAAGTCGCCTTGCAATGCCTTGCCGAGTTGCAGCAAAAGGCCTTCGACCGTGATGGCGCCGTCGCCTTCAACCGCAAGCTTGATGACAGCTGGCCGGAACTTCGGCGTGAACTTGCCGCCTTCACGATTCCGGTCGACGAGATGAAGCGGCTGCTGTCGGCTGCCGGCGGCGCCACGACTGCCGCCGAGCTCGGCGTGCCCATCGATTTCTATCGCGAGGCGATCGTGCATTGCCGCGAGATGCGCAACCGCTTCTCATTCCTCGACATTGCTGCAGACGACGGAACGCTGGACGCGTTCGCAAAAGGTGAACTCTGA
- a CDS encoding ABC transporter ATP-binding protein: MPTDRILEVSGLWAGYGATPILQGISMQVARGEIVGVIGRNGVGKSTLMRCIIGLLQTWRGTITFMERDVTQLEADARARAGFGYIPQGRDVFPQMTVEENLQVGELIGGPDGKKLRELVYTYFPRLKERRRQAAGTMSGGEQQQLAIGRALIGNPSLMILDEPSEGIQPSIVQHICEALKSFRDELGTTIIFVEQNLDTILAVAQRCYIMEKGKITRSLAGEEVNEDNVRAQLLL; encoded by the coding sequence ATGCCCACTGATCGCATTCTGGAAGTGTCCGGACTCTGGGCGGGCTACGGCGCGACCCCGATCCTGCAGGGCATCAGCATGCAGGTCGCGCGCGGCGAGATCGTCGGCGTGATCGGCCGCAACGGCGTCGGCAAATCGACGCTGATGCGATGCATCATCGGCCTGCTGCAGACCTGGCGCGGCACGATCACCTTCATGGAGCGCGACGTGACGCAGCTCGAGGCCGATGCACGGGCGCGTGCCGGCTTCGGCTACATCCCGCAGGGCCGCGACGTGTTTCCGCAGATGACCGTGGAGGAGAACCTGCAGGTCGGCGAGCTGATCGGCGGCCCCGATGGAAAGAAGTTGCGGGAGCTCGTCTATACCTACTTCCCGCGCCTGAAGGAGCGCCGGCGTCAGGCCGCCGGCACCATGTCGGGCGGCGAGCAGCAGCAGCTCGCGATCGGACGCGCGCTGATCGGCAATCCGAGCCTGATGATCCTGGATGAGCCATCCGAGGGCATCCAACCCTCGATCGTGCAGCACATCTGCGAAGCGCTGAAATCGTTCCGCGACGAGCTCGGCACCACCATCATCTTCGTCGAGCAGAATCTCGACACCATCCTTGCCGTCGCCCAGCGCTGCTACATCATGGAGAAGGGCAAGATCACGCGGTCGCTGGCCGGCGAGGAGGTCAACGAAGACAATGTCCGCGCCCAGCTGTTGCTTTGA
- a CDS encoding amidase, whose amino-acid sequence MSAEPLHYKPITEISELIHRGELKSSEVTEAMLARIAKLDGEFHGYALVLAERAMAQAKSHDGEIAKGISRGPLHGVPIGLKDLCYTTFAPTAGGTTIHAKFVPSFNATIVDRLERAGAVALGKLKMTEGAYTSHHPADQAPLNPWNTNYWVGSSSSGSGVATSAGLCYGSIGSDTGGSIRFPSATCGLTGIKPTWGRVSRYGVFPLADSLDHVGPMCRSAADAAAMLGVIAGADINDPTTLQAPVPNYLAGIGDGIRGLRIGVDRKYTQDGIDPQMVSALVEAERVLADLGAEIREIKFPSYEKLVSMWIPMCSIETAEAHLATYPSRKAEYGPDLAQLIEQGRSMSGVEIAAIHHERLKFSGSLAVMFADIDLLLIPTMPVPIPTLTRMSEYGADPTVLLNILRFTAVFDFSGSPTITLPMGMASDQMPLSMQLVGPHLSEDVLSRAGYAFQSVTDWHTRRPPIA is encoded by the coding sequence ATGTCAGCAGAACCGTTGCACTACAAACCGATCACCGAAATCTCCGAGCTCATTCACCGCGGCGAGCTGAAGTCATCTGAGGTCACCGAGGCGATGCTGGCGCGGATCGCGAAGCTCGACGGTGAGTTTCACGGCTACGCACTCGTGCTCGCCGAACGCGCGATGGCGCAGGCCAAGAGCCATGACGGCGAAATCGCGAAGGGCATCTCGCGCGGCCCGCTGCACGGCGTGCCGATCGGGCTGAAGGACCTCTGCTACACGACGTTTGCGCCGACCGCGGGCGGCACGACGATTCATGCCAAATTCGTGCCGTCGTTCAACGCGACGATCGTCGACCGGCTCGAGCGCGCTGGCGCAGTCGCGCTCGGCAAGCTCAAGATGACCGAAGGCGCCTATACCAGCCATCATCCGGCCGACCAGGCCCCGCTGAATCCGTGGAATACCAACTATTGGGTCGGCTCTTCGTCGAGCGGCTCGGGCGTGGCGACGTCGGCCGGGCTTTGTTACGGCTCGATCGGCAGCGACACCGGCGGCTCGATCAGGTTTCCGTCGGCGACCTGCGGCCTGACCGGGATCAAGCCGACCTGGGGCCGTGTCAGCCGATACGGCGTCTTCCCGCTGGCGGATTCGCTCGACCATGTCGGGCCGATGTGCCGCAGCGCCGCCGATGCCGCCGCGATGCTCGGCGTCATCGCCGGCGCCGACATCAACGACCCGACCACCTTGCAGGCTCCGGTGCCGAACTATCTGGCGGGGATCGGGGACGGCATCCGCGGCTTGAGGATCGGGGTCGATCGTAAATACACCCAGGACGGGATCGATCCGCAAATGGTGTCGGCCCTGGTGGAGGCTGAGCGGGTGCTTGCGGATCTCGGCGCCGAGATCCGCGAGATCAAATTCCCGTCGTATGAGAAGCTCGTCAGCATGTGGATTCCGATGTGCTCGATCGAGACGGCGGAGGCGCATCTAGCGACCTATCCGTCACGGAAGGCGGAATACGGTCCCGACCTTGCGCAATTGATCGAGCAGGGCAGGTCGATGAGCGGCGTCGAGATTGCCGCGATCCATCATGAGCGGCTGAAATTCAGCGGCAGCCTGGCTGTGATGTTCGCAGATATCGACCTGCTGCTGATCCCAACCATGCCGGTGCCGATCCCGACGCTCACCAGGATGAGCGAATATGGCGCCGACCCGACCGTGTTGCTGAACATCCTGCGCTTTACCGCGGTGTTCGACTTCTCGGGCAGCCCGACCATCACGCTGCCGATGGGCATGGCATCGGATCAGATGCCGCTCAGCATGCAGCTGGTCGGCCCGCATCTGTCCGAAGACGTCCTATCCCGCGCCGGTTATGCGTTCCAGTCGGTGACGGATTGGCACACGCGGCGGCCGCCCATCGCATGA
- a CDS encoding ABC transporter ATP-binding protein produces MALVEVKGVSKRFGGLTAVSDVDLSVNAGELHCLIGPNGAGKSTLFKLIVGLYPPTKGTISFDSADITNERPYARVQRGMSIKMQAPSVFKELPVRQNIQIALQERLSGAECAAEEERLLTLLDLADDRGKLAGALSHGQQQWLEIGMALALRPQLLLLDEPTAGMSPEETHKTGELIKSFNAEGMTVLVVEHDMAFVRQVAQRITVLHLGKIFARGSLDAILQDEKVAEIYLGKTHAH; encoded by the coding sequence ATGGCCTTGGTCGAAGTAAAGGGCGTATCCAAGCGCTTCGGCGGTTTGACCGCCGTGTCCGACGTCGACCTCTCCGTCAATGCCGGAGAGCTGCATTGCCTGATCGGTCCGAACGGCGCCGGCAAGAGCACGCTGTTCAAGCTGATCGTCGGGCTCTACCCGCCGACCAAGGGCACCATCTCGTTCGATTCCGCCGATATCACCAACGAGCGTCCGTATGCGCGGGTGCAGCGGGGCATGAGCATCAAGATGCAGGCGCCGAGCGTCTTCAAGGAGCTGCCGGTGCGGCAGAACATCCAGATCGCGCTCCAGGAACGTCTGTCAGGCGCCGAATGCGCCGCCGAGGAGGAGCGGCTGCTGACGCTGCTCGATCTGGCTGATGATCGCGGCAAGCTCGCCGGGGCGTTGTCGCACGGCCAGCAGCAATGGCTCGAGATCGGCATGGCGCTGGCGCTGCGGCCGCAGCTCCTCCTGCTGGACGAGCCGACCGCCGGGATGTCGCCGGAGGAAACCCACAAGACCGGCGAGCTGATCAAGTCGTTCAATGCCGAGGGCATGACGGTTCTCGTTGTCGAGCACGACATGGCGTTCGTGCGCCAGGTCGCGCAGCGCATCACCGTGCTGCATCTCGGCAAGATATTCGCGCGCGGCAGTCTCGACGCCATCCTGCAGGACGAGAAGGTCGCCGAAATCTATTTGGGTAAGACCCATGCCCACTGA
- a CDS encoding branched-chain amino acid ABC transporter permease, with protein sequence MLRLLEGPQTLGRGKVFWSCFLAVLAGALIYPAFADSYDVGNFAYFLIWIFMALGLCLMWGYGGMLSFGQTFFFGVAGYGYGVLAINMGGGTATIAALVLSVAVAMVAAGILGYFMIWGGISGIFFGIVTLSATLVLAFFLGQTAGPEWHIGPARLNGFNGMKGMDPLTVGDFDIEGSALYYVMIALIVIVYLALRMLVNSSVGNVIVATRENPQRAEMLGYDVRKYQLLTFVIGSGLAGLSGALYTSWGQFITPSSIGLPAAAMPIVWVAFSGRSDLTATLVGSFLLLFGFQTITVYSQQAALVLMGALLLATVMLAPQGFVLGIGKLVVDGWNRRRRREVPALADTHRLQSDET encoded by the coding sequence ATGTTGAGGCTGCTTGAAGGTCCACAGACGCTCGGACGAGGCAAGGTCTTCTGGTCCTGCTTTCTTGCCGTGCTGGCGGGCGCGCTGATCTATCCGGCGTTTGCAGATTCCTACGATGTCGGAAACTTCGCCTACTTCCTGATCTGGATCTTCATGGCGCTCGGGCTTTGCCTGATGTGGGGCTATGGCGGCATGCTGTCGTTCGGCCAGACCTTCTTCTTCGGCGTCGCCGGCTATGGCTACGGCGTGCTCGCCATCAACATGGGCGGCGGAACGGCGACGATCGCAGCTCTCGTGCTCTCGGTGGCCGTCGCGATGGTGGCGGCCGGGATCCTTGGCTACTTCATGATCTGGGGCGGCATCAGCGGCATCTTCTTCGGCATCGTGACCTTGTCGGCGACCTTGGTGCTGGCCTTCTTCCTCGGGCAGACGGCGGGCCCGGAATGGCATATCGGTCCCGCCCGGCTGAACGGCTTCAACGGCATGAAGGGCATGGACCCGCTGACCGTCGGCGACTTCGATATCGAAGGGTCTGCGCTCTATTACGTCATGATCGCGCTGATCGTGATCGTCTACCTCGCGTTGCGGATGCTGGTGAACTCGAGCGTCGGCAACGTGATCGTGGCGACGCGCGAAAATCCGCAGCGCGCCGAGATGCTCGGCTACGATGTCCGCAAGTACCAGCTTCTGACCTTCGTGATCGGCAGCGGTCTCGCGGGCCTCAGCGGCGCACTCTACACATCGTGGGGGCAGTTCATCACCCCATCCAGCATCGGCCTGCCCGCCGCCGCCATGCCGATCGTGTGGGTCGCGTTCTCCGGACGCAGCGACCTGACGGCGACCCTGGTCGGATCGTTCCTGCTGCTGTTCGGCTTCCAGACCATCACGGTCTACAGCCAACAGGCGGCACTGGTGCTGATGGGCGCGCTGCTGCTCGCAACCGTGATGCTGGCGCCGCAGGGATTCGTGCTCGGCATCGGCAAGCTGGTCGTCGATGGGTGGAACAGGCGACGGCGACGTGAGGTGCCGGCGCTGGCCGACACTCACCGCCTGCAATCGGATGAGACCTGA
- a CDS encoding class II aldolase/adducin family protein — translation MTDTELQLRESIIAKCRWMNASGLNQGTSGNISARHGNTMLISPSATPYETLTPDMIAAMPIDGDYGSWRGPLKPSTEWRFHLDIMKARPDVGGIVHTHSTYATVLAIARKEIPACHYMMAAFGGMNVRVAGYARFGTKELSEHALNALEGRTACLLANHGMIATGASLDKAMWLAVELETIARQYYLSLAIGGPVLLNEAEIGETAAAFGSYGVQDPPVEKREAMA, via the coding sequence ATGACCGATACCGAACTTCAGCTGCGCGAATCAATCATCGCGAAATGCCGCTGGATGAATGCCAGCGGGCTGAACCAGGGCACGTCCGGAAACATCTCGGCGCGCCATGGCAACACCATGCTGATTTCGCCATCCGCTACGCCCTACGAAACGCTCACGCCAGACATGATCGCGGCAATGCCTATCGACGGCGACTATGGATCATGGAGAGGGCCGCTCAAGCCTTCCACCGAGTGGCGCTTTCATCTCGACATCATGAAAGCGCGCCCCGACGTCGGCGGCATCGTCCATACCCATTCGACCTATGCGACCGTGCTGGCGATTGCGCGAAAGGAAATCCCGGCCTGCCACTACATGATGGCGGCCTTCGGCGGCATGAACGTCCGCGTCGCCGGCTACGCCAGGTTCGGCACCAAGGAGCTGTCCGAACATGCACTCAACGCGCTCGAGGGGCGCACCGCCTGCCTGCTCGCCAATCACGGGATGATCGCCACGGGAGCTTCGCTGGACAAGGCGATGTGGCTCGCGGTCGAGCTCGAGACGATCGCCCGGCAGTACTATCTCTCGCTGGCGATCGGCGGACCGGTGCTGTTGAACGAGGCCGAGATCGGTGAGACCGCAGCCGCGTTCGGCAGTTACGGCGTGCAAGATCCGCCGGTCGAGAAGCGAGAAGCGATGGCATAG
- a CDS encoding ABC transporter permease subunit, which yields MSAELFSLFYQFADVFAFLILSAAGLAIVFGMMGVINMAHGEFIMCGAYVTVGLVNLGVPLAIAQIMAALTAGIIGVVVEFLIVRRFYKRPLDSLLATWGLSLIVTQSMLLIVGSAVRGIGTPEGSFAIGEYTFSTYRLVLFGSAVAVLAGLYIIFMKTRFGVIARATMQNAQMAKALGARTGRIYSISFGIGTALAGLCGALYAPTMTLIPTMGATFVVESFVTVVIGGANVLLGTAPAAVVLAVIRMALNASYGQIIGQIGMLFAVILIIRVLPEGLSSVLVRRGR from the coding sequence ATGTCGGCTGAGCTCTTCTCGCTGTTCTACCAGTTCGCCGACGTCTTCGCGTTCCTGATCCTCTCGGCGGCGGGCCTTGCCATCGTGTTCGGCATGATGGGCGTCATCAACATGGCGCATGGTGAGTTCATCATGTGCGGCGCCTATGTGACCGTGGGACTGGTGAACCTCGGCGTACCGCTCGCGATCGCCCAGATCATGGCCGCGCTGACGGCGGGCATCATCGGCGTCGTCGTCGAATTCCTGATCGTGCGTCGCTTCTACAAGCGTCCGCTCGACTCGCTGCTCGCCACCTGGGGCCTCAGCCTGATCGTGACCCAATCGATGCTCTTGATCGTCGGCTCCGCGGTGCGCGGCATCGGCACCCCCGAGGGAAGCTTTGCGATCGGCGAATATACCTTCTCGACCTACCGGCTGGTGCTGTTCGGCTCTGCCGTGGCGGTGCTCGCCGGCCTCTACATCATCTTCATGAAGACGCGCTTTGGCGTGATCGCGCGCGCAACCATGCAGAATGCGCAGATGGCGAAGGCGCTCGGCGCGCGAACCGGGCGGATCTATTCCATCAGCTTCGGCATCGGCACGGCGCTGGCGGGGCTCTGCGGCGCGCTCTATGCGCCCACCATGACGTTGATCCCGACCATGGGCGCGACTTTCGTGGTCGAAAGCTTTGTCACGGTCGTGATCGGCGGCGCCAATGTGCTGCTCGGAACCGCGCCTGCCGCGGTGGTCCTGGCTGTGATCAGGATGGCGCTGAATGCGAGTTATGGGCAGATCATCGGACAGATCGGGATGCTGTTTGCCGTCATCCTGATCATCCGGGTGCTGCCCGAGGGACTATCCAGCGTGCTGGTTCGTCGTGGGCGCTAG